CATAGCTAAGCGGTATCTCAACGCGCATGCTCTCAAGATAAACCACCACGAGGAACACAACTATTGTAGCGAGGACGTCCATCATGTCCGGCAGCACACCTCTGTAAAGCGCACCCGTGAGGTCACCGTAGAACAGATGCTGTATGAACGCAGGAATTGCACCCACTATAGCGGGCCCTCCGGTAACAGGGTCGATGTAGTCAGGTGTCGTTGCTGGGTTCAGGGCCTTCGTGATAACGGTCTGGGAAACACCCGCTGCTATGAAGAGGCTGATACCGCTCCCAATGCCCCACTTGCTCACGAGTTCATCCAAGAGTATGAGCATGACTGAGGCGAATCCGAGCTGAAGTATGATGAGTATCGCCAGGCCGAGTCCTATGTAAGCCTCACCGGCGGGTGTAGTCACAGTCTGGAAGGCGCCGAGGCCGGTGTCAACCCTACCGAAGGCACCGGCGAAGACGTAGATGGCTGCCTCGAAGAAGCTCATGAAGACTGCAAACAGCTTCTGAGTGGCCTGATAAAACCTCCTGTCCTCGTGATTGGAGAGATCAAGATGAACTATCTCGGAACCAACGAGAAGCTGCATAATAATGCTCGCGGTGACGATTGGACCTATACCCAGGGTCAGGAGAGAACCACTCCTTCCTGCAAGGACGAACCTGAGCGTGGCAAAGTAGTCCTGGATCTGTGCCGGAATTCCATAGAGAGGAATCTCAGCAAGGACAAAGTACAGCAGCAGAACGATTCCCGTCCACATGAACTTCTCCTTGAGTGGCACATGCCTCTTGGGCCGCTCCACCTCGGGGAAGTACCTCTCAATCGCGAACACTACGTTTCTGAACCCCATGATTAACACCCGCCAAAAGTTAAATTAAAGGGGAATCAGGCGAGGAGAACCTCGCCGCCAGCAGCCTTTATCTTCTCCTCTGCCTTCGGAGTGACGTAGTAGGCCTTGATGGTAATTGGCCTGGTGAGCTTGCCGGTTCCGAGAACCTTGTCGACACCGAGCTGAGTGACGTCAACGACTATCTTCCCCGCCTCCTCGTAGGCGACGCCCATGTCGAGGAAGAGCTGGAGGTTCTCATCGATGTCGCTGAGGTTTATGGTCTTGGGGGTGTACTGAACGGCTTTAGGCCTGTGGAAGCCACGCTTTCCAAGGTGGTCCAGGGCGTACTTGATCGTCCAGGTCCACTTGGTGTTCTTCCTCTTTCCGGTTCCAGCCATTCCCTTACCGCCCTTGCTACCGCCGCCGCGGTGCTTCTTCTTGCAGCCCCATCCGTGAGTGTGACTTCCGCGGAGCTTCCTAACCTTCTTCTTTCTCCTTATCATCTCTCGCCACCTCAGAGCATTCTCTCAATGAGGTCGTTTATCTTCTCGCCACGGTAGCCGAGGGCACCGCCTTCCTTAAAGCTGCGCTTTTTGCTGCCCTTAAGGCCGCCCCTCGGAGGGTGGAGCCTGAAGACCGGCTTGATGTTCGGCAGGTCAGTGAGCTTCATCTCGCCGTCAACGACCTTCTTGGCGAACTCGTCGATGGTAATTCCGAGCTTCTCCTTGACGTACTCGTCGGTTATCGGTCTGTTGCCGATGAGCCTGCCCCTCTTCCTGATGAGCTTGGCAAGGGTCTCGGCGTTTATCTCTCCCCAAGTGATGTAGTCCTTGACCTTCTGCACCATTCCCTTGTAGCTCGGGTTGTCGTCAACAAGGACGAGGTGATTGATCCTGTGGAGGCGGAGCATGGCGAGGGTGTCCCTAACCTCACCCCTCGCCCGTATCCCGCTCCTAAGTCTGATGAGTGCGAGCTTTGCCATCATCTCTCACCTCACTCCAGCTCAAAGTTGGCCCTCATCTCCCTTCCAACGATGATACCGTACTTCTCCTCCATGCCAGGCTGGACTGCAACACGGTTGGTGTTGTAGAGAGCGTTGAAGACTGCCTTGGCGAAGTTGACGGTGGTCCTCGTCTCACCCAGGCTCTGTGACCAGACGTCCTGGACACCAGCAAGGCTGAGTATCTTCTTGCCGACGTCACCTATGACCAGTCCAAGACCGCGCGGTCCCGGCATGAGCTTGACGCGGACGCTTCCCTCTTTGCCCTCTACGGCGAACGGAATTGAGTGGGGCCTCCTGCACCTGCACTCCCAGCTTCCACAGCCGCGCTTGATCTCGATGATGTTCATCTTGGCGTAGTTGATGGCCTTCCTGATAGCTATTCCAACCTCCTTTCCGTGGCCGATTCCGAGGCCGACGTAGCCGTCCCTGTTGCCCACAGCGGCGAGAACACGGAACCTGATCCTCCTGCCACTGTCAGTCATCCTGACCGTGAGGGCTATGTCAAGCACTTCCTGGTTCTCCCTCAGGTTGACCTCCGGAAGGAGCACATCGACTATCTCCGGCTCCTTGATCTGGTATCCCTTGCGGAATATCTCGTGAATGTCAGTTATCTGGCCCTCTTTGACGAGCTGGCCGAGCTTGGTCCTCGGCTCCCACTCCTCCAAAACCCTCTGGGCGATCTCCCTTGGGTCGCTCATTCTCTCGCCTCCTCAAACTTCTCGATTATCCTCGCCTTGACCTCCTCAAAGTGCTCGGGGAGCTTCTCCGGCTCAAGACCCTTGACGAGGTATCCCGAGAACTGTTTCCTATAGCGCTCCTCGTCCTCCTCCTTGAGAGCCTTGGCGTAGTTGGCTATGTGCTCGCCGTTTATCCTGTAGTCCTCCGGGTAAATCTCCTCGCTGTGCGGGACGTTGAGTCCAGCGTCAACGGCACCCTTGAGGACTGCGAATATGCTCGAACCCCTGGTCGGCGGGTGGAGGCCTATGTCAAGGATGGCCTCCTCGATGCCGGCCTTCTTGGCCTTGTAGCCTATGAGGAGACCGAGCAGGTAGGCTGAAGGCGTGTTGCCTCCGTGTCCCTTCCAGCCAAAGTCCCTCATGAGCTCCCTGGTGTGGGCAGAGACCACAGTTCTGTCACCCTTCGGGTCATAAAGGACTATCTGGGCTATGTGGTGGTTGAGGGTCTTCCTCACAACAAGCCTAGGCTTTCCAGACTTGAGGAGGGCGAGCCTCTTGTGATAGTTAGTCTTACCCTCTCTCCTCCTCCTGAACGGAACCCTATACCTTGGTCCGTGTGCCATCTCTCTCACCTCACTCCTTCAAGATACCGTGCTCCTGCATGAACATGTAGAGCTGCCTCTTGTTCTTGAACTGGCCACCTTTGGCTCTGATGTAGAGCCTCCTGTAGGTGTGTTCGTCTATCTTTCCTTCGGCCTTGAGCTTCCTGAGCTCCTTCCTGAGGGCCCTTATGGTCATCATCCAGCGCTCCTTCTTGCCCATCCTGGCGGTCTTCTTACCCTTCCTGCTTCCTGGCCCGCGGTGACGTCCCTTCTTCCTGGCCTCCTGGTAAGCCCTGGCGCGGGCCCTGCTCTGGCCCTTGACGGACTTCTTTTTGATGACTCCGTCGTTGATGAGCCTCCTGATGTCCTCCCTGGTGATGGCGGTTGCAACATCATCAATCCTCTCCGGGTCGATCCAGACCCTGTTCTCACCGCACTTCAACAAATCAGCGGCAATCCTTCTCTGCATCTTGAGCATGAGTCTCACCTCGCGTTAAGAACCTTCACACCGAGTTCCTTCGCCCTGGCAAGTATAAGCTCCCTCTTCCTTGCACCGACGGTCCTGGCTATCCTGGCGGCCTGCCTGGTCGGGTCTATCGCTTCGAGCTCCTTGACGTTGTGAACGAGGACTTCCTCGTAGCCGCTCGGGTGAAGCCCACGGACGAGCCTCGGTGAGCTCCAGCCTATGCTCGGTGACCTGGCCTTACCCTTCTTCTTGAGCCTCATTTTGCTGTCAATTCCCTTCGGCCTGCGCCACTTGGGGTCGTTCTTGAACTTCGGATAGCGCCACCACTCCTGCCTAAGGAAGCGGGGTTTCTTCCTCTTGATCCTGGCCCTTATCCTAAGGAGTCTCGCCTTCTCGTTCATTTCTCACACCTCAGAACTTTATCGGCTTGCCAGCCTTCTCAACGATGTAAATCCCATCCTGGAAGACGCGCCTGTCCCACTTGGTTATCCTTGTGGCCTGCTCGATGTTGGCAGCGGTCTGGCCAACGGCCTCTTTGTCTATGCCCTCGACGATGACCTCCGAGCCCATGACCTTAACGGTGACTCCAGGAAGTATCTTGGCCCTCCTCGGGTTTTTCTCACCGAGGAAGTTCTCAATGACGACCTCGTCACCCTGAACTTTGACGGTCATGGGGAAGTGGCTGTAGACAACCTTGAGCTTGTAGGTGAAGCCCTCGGTAACTCCCCTGATCATATTAGCTATGTGGGCCTTAAAGGTCCTGGCTATGGCTATGTCGCGCTTTCTCGGAAACTCCTTGAAGACGACGACCTTACCGTCCTCGGTGAATATCTGAACGCCCGGATACCTGAGCTCCCTCTTAACCTCTCCCTTTGGGCCCTTGACCTTGACGACGTTGTTCTCAACGGTAACCTCGACTCCCTCCGGGATTTCAACCTCTTCCCTTACCCACGCGTCTATCGGCATCTCTCTCACCTCAGTAGACGTAGGCTATCAGCCTTCCGCCGATTCCCTTCTCGATGGCCTCTTTGTGGGTCATGACGCCCTGGGAGGTCGAGACTATGAGGATACCGAACTCGAAGGCCGGAAGGAACCTCTTCTCCCAGGCCTCGTACTCCCTGGCCTTAACGGGGAACCTCGGCTTTATCGCCCCAGCCTTGTTGATCTTTCCTATGAGCTGCACCCTGTAGATGCCGGCCCTTCCATCGTCGATGAACTCAAACTCACCTATGTAGCCGTTCTCCTGCATAACTCTGAGAACCTCTCCAATGAGCTTGGAGGCCGGCTTGAGGTAGACCTCCTTCTTTCCGACCCTCTCGCTGTTGGTTATATGCGAAAGCGCGTTTGCCAGCGGGTCAAGCAAAGTCATCTCCTCTCACCTCACTCGTACTTCTTAAAGCCCAGCTTTGGGGCTATCTCTCTAAAGCAGTGCCTGCAGAGCATCAGACCGTGTATCCTGATTATCGGGCCGTACTGTCCGCAGCGGACGCATCTCCTTGCACCCTTCCCAAACTTTCTGGGCTTCCTCTTGTTGTAGTCAGCCTTCGCCATCTCACAACCCCTCCACGGTAACCTTAAACTCCTCCATAGCGAAGACGATACCTTCCTCCTTGGTCAGCTTGTGCCTGTTCGGTATCTTCTTCCTCTGCCTTTTCCTCTTGGCGACCCTGAAGCCGGGCCTCTCAAGGGTAACGCAGACGTCCATACCGAAGATGCCTATCTCAGGGTCGTACTCGACGCCAGGTATGTTGATGTGCTCGTCTATTCCAAAGCAGAAGTTGCCGTGCTCGTCGAAGTTACTCGCCTTGAGCTTGTTGTCAACCGCAGCAAGGAGCCTCCTGAGCATCTCCTCAGCTTTCTTGCCCCTCAGGGTGACCTTCACAGCGATAGGCTCTCCGCGCCTGATTCCAAAGTCCTTGTTGGTCTGCTTCGCGCGCCTCCTTATCGGCTTCTGGCCCACAAGCTGCTCAAGCATCTTCTCGGCCTTGGTAAGCCTCTCACCGCTCTCGCCAACTCCAATGTTTATGGTGACCTTGGCAATCCTGGGCTTCCTCATCGGGTGAGCTTCCCAGTCTGCAAGGATAGCCTCTCTGTTGATCTGCATCTCATCTCACCTCACGGAAGGGAAATCTCCGGCTTGTCCTTACCAACGACGAAGGCGTACTCCTTCAGCGTGTCGAAGAGCTCGCCGTTCTCGTCCTCGATGGTGACGACGTCCGGCCAGCCCATCGGGAACTGCCTGACCTCGACGACCCTACCCTTCCTCGCGACGTTCTTACCCTGGGTAACGAAGACGTAGGCACCGACCTCGAACGGGATGACCTCGATGACCTCCCTGTCGGGTACCTTCATGAGGACGGTGTAGGCAGTCCTGTACTTGTCCTTCTCGTCCATGGTGACGAGGTGGTTGCTTCCGTCGTGGAGGTTGAGCTGAACCTTCGCGCCCTTAACCATGCGCTTGTTGCTTATCCTGAGCGGCTTTACCTTGGCTTCCTTCTCGCTTATCGGGTGGAGTATGAGTTTGCCGATCCTGTTCGGAAGAACCCTGTAGTGCTCGCCGGTCTCGGGGATGGAAACGACGTCCATTATACCGACCGGGAACTTGTAGTCCTTCCTAACCCTACCATCAACGAGTATCTTGCCCTCGTTGAGTATCTTCCTGGCCTCACGAGCTGTCTTGGCGTAGCCGAGGTAGTCCCTTACTATGTAGAGGAGCGGTATGGAAGTCCTCATGCTGTGCGGACCCGGTCTCGGCCTAACCGCCCACGTATAGGTCTTTCTTGAGATGTACCACTGATTTGGAGCGGCAAGCCTCTTAAGGTGCCTCTTGGCTCCTTTCCTCGCCATCAACCAGCCCTCCTATTAATTATCTTTTCCCTCTTCTCGTCCTCAAGGTTGAGGTCTATTATCATAACGTTCGAGGGATGGATTGGGTAGAAGACCTCGGTTCCGTCGACCTTCTTCTGGGTAACCCCCTCGATGTGTATCCTGTACCTCTTGAGGTCAACCTCAAGGACCTTGCCTTCCTTGCCCTTGAAGTCGCCGCGCATAACGCGAACCTTGTCGCCCTCCCTGATCGGAAGGCTCCTCACGCCGTACTTGTTCCTGAGCTCTGGGCTCAGTGTGGCGGCCATTATCTTGCTCCTAAGGTGAAGGGGAGCGTTATAGAGGAACTTCCTCTGCTTCTTGGGCTGTCTCGTATCCAGCTTCATCTTTCTCACCTCACAACACGATGCTCGCTATACTTCCGAGCCTGACCCAGCGCTCGGCGGCCTCCCTAGCTATAGCACCCCTGATCTCGGTACCCCTCGGGACACCCTCAGGGGTAACTATCGCTGCCGCGTTGTCCTCGAACTTGACGCGCATGCCGTCAAGGCGCCTGTACTCCTTCCTTTGCCTGACGACAACGGCCCTAACCACCTGGTGCCTTATGTCGGGCCTTCCCTTCTTGACGGCGGCGATGACCATGTCGCCGACGCCTGCCGAGGCGAGCCTCCTCCTGGTGCCCTTGTAGCCAACGACGCCTATGATCTGGATAACCTTCGCACCGCTGTTGTCAGCGACCTTGAGGTAGGCACCTATCGGAAGAGCACGAGTCGGTCTCACGGGACTGATACCTCTCGTAGCACCTGCACCCTTCTTCGCCATCTATATCACCTCTCGCCAGCCCTCTTGGTGACTGCAACAACAACCCAGCTCTTGGTCTTGCTTATCGGCCGGGTCTCGGCGATGAGAACCCTGTCACCGACCTTCGCGCTGATGCACTCCGGGTTGTGAGCGTGAACCTTGCTCCTCCTGAGCTCATACCTCTCGTACTTCTTGAGGTAATGGTAGTGCTGCCTCTCGACGACGACGGTCTTCTTGCCCTTATCGCTGACGACTATTCCCTCGAAGTATCTGCCGTGTATCTTGAGGTGCCCGTGCCAGGGGCAGTGCGGGTCGTCGCACTTCTCAGCGGGAGGCTGAACCTTCAATCCAATCTCTCTCATTTTCGCCACCTCTTCTTCAATCTCATCTCGGGTCTTCCAATCAGCTCTTTTCCATTGATCCGGATTCTTTTATCGCCAACTTCAAACTCAAGGCAAACCACGTCCTTCGGGATAACCCAGACCCTCTCACCGCCGATGGTGAGGGTGTTCCTCGTCTCGTCAAGGACGTAGCCCTCGATGCCAACCAGCTCTGGATGAGATGCCCTTATAATTTTTGCTTTCAGCCCTATGAGCTCGCTCCAGATGATGTTCTTTGCCGTTACTCGATTTCTATTAAGTCCTCTGAAAATCCAAGGTCTCCCAGCAATTTCTTGACCCTTTCTCTGTGGTCTCCCTGGAGCTCTATCCTTCCTTTCTTGACCGTTCCGCCGCATGCCAGCTTCGCCTTCAGCTTTTTGGCTATATCTTCAAGGTCGAACTCCTTCTCGTCTATGCCCTCAATTATGGTTTTAAGCTTTCCGTAACGGGCCTTCTCTATGTAGACTCTAATTCTCTGCTGCTCCTTCAG
This window of the Thermococcus thermotolerans genome carries:
- the secY gene encoding preprotein translocase subunit SecY, with protein sequence MGFRNVVFAIERYFPEVERPKRHVPLKEKFMWTGIVLLLYFVLAEIPLYGIPAQIQDYFATLRFVLAGRSGSLLTLGIGPIVTASIIMQLLVGSEIVHLDLSNHEDRRFYQATQKLFAVFMSFFEAAIYVFAGAFGRVDTGLGAFQTVTTPAGEAYIGLGLAILIILQLGFASVMLILLDELVSKWGIGSGISLFIAAGVSQTVITKALNPATTPDYIDPVTGGPAIVGAIPAFIQHLFYGDLTGALYRGVLPDMMDVLATIVVFLVVVYLESMRVEIPLSYGRVTVRGRYPIRFMYVSNIPIILTFALYSNIQLWARLLNNYGYTFLGTFDQNGNPLTGFVTYLYPPRDIYHVIADPGRALVYALMTIFWSILFGFLWVELTGLDAKSIARQLQSAGLQIPGFRRDPRILERVLNRYIPYVTFWGSFTLAVVAVLADFLGALGTGTGILLTVGILYRFYEEIAREQATEMFPALRRFFTK
- a CDS encoding uL15m family ribosomal protein, which produces MIRRKKKVRKLRGSHTHGWGCKKKHRGGGSKGGKGMAGTGKRKNTKWTWTIKYALDHLGKRGFHRPKAVQYTPKTINLSDIDENLQLFLDMGVAYEEAGKIVVDVTQLGVDKVLGTGKLTRPITIKAYYVTPKAEEKIKAAGGEVLLA
- a CDS encoding 50S ribosomal protein L30 → MAKLALIRLRSGIRARGEVRDTLAMLRLHRINHLVLVDDNPSYKGMVQKVKDYITWGEINAETLAKLIRKRGRLIGNRPITDEYVKEKLGITIDEFAKKVVDGEMKLTDLPNIKPVFRLHPPRGGLKGSKKRSFKEGGALGYRGEKINDLIERML
- the rpsE gene encoding 30S ribosomal protein S5 gives rise to the protein MSDPREIAQRVLEEWEPRTKLGQLVKEGQITDIHEIFRKGYQIKEPEIVDVLLPEVNLRENQEVLDIALTVRMTDSGRRIRFRVLAAVGNRDGYVGLGIGHGKEVGIAIRKAINYAKMNIIEIKRGCGSWECRCRRPHSIPFAVEGKEGSVRVKLMPGPRGLGLVIGDVGKKILSLAGVQDVWSQSLGETRTTVNFAKAVFNALYNTNRVAVQPGMEEKYGIIVGREMRANFELE
- a CDS encoding 50S ribosomal protein L18, whose translation is MAHGPRYRVPFRRRREGKTNYHKRLALLKSGKPRLVVRKTLNHHIAQIVLYDPKGDRTVVSAHTRELMRDFGWKGHGGNTPSAYLLGLLIGYKAKKAGIEEAILDIGLHPPTRGSSIFAVLKGAVDAGLNVPHSEEIYPEDYRINGEHIANYAKALKEEDEERYRKQFSGYLVKGLEPEKLPEHFEEVKARIIEKFEEARE
- a CDS encoding 50S ribosomal protein L19e → MLKMQRRIAADLLKCGENRVWIDPERIDDVATAITREDIRRLINDGVIKKKSVKGQSRARARAYQEARKKGRHRGPGSRKGKKTARMGKKERWMMTIRALRKELRKLKAEGKIDEHTYRRLYIRAKGGQFKNKRQLYMFMQEHGILKE
- a CDS encoding 50S ribosomal protein L32e, yielding MNEKARLLRIRARIKRKKPRFLRQEWWRYPKFKNDPKWRRPKGIDSKMRLKKKGKARSPSIGWSSPRLVRGLHPSGYEEVLVHNVKELEAIDPTRQAARIARTVGARKRELILARAKELGVKVLNAR
- a CDS encoding 50S ribosomal protein L6 — protein: MPIDAWVREEVEIPEGVEVTVENNVVKVKGPKGEVKRELRYPGVQIFTEDGKVVVFKEFPRKRDIAIARTFKAHIANMIRGVTEGFTYKLKVVYSHFPMTVKVQGDEVVIENFLGEKNPRRAKILPGVTVKVMGSEVIVEGIDKEAVGQTAANIEQATRITKWDRRVFQDGIYIVEKAGKPIKF
- a CDS encoding 30S ribosomal protein S8, yielding MTLLDPLANALSHITNSERVGKKEVYLKPASKLIGEVLRVMQENGYIGEFEFIDDGRAGIYRVQLIGKINKAGAIKPRFPVKAREYEAWEKRFLPAFEFGILIVSTSQGVMTHKEAIEKGIGGRLIAYVY
- a CDS encoding 30S ribosomal protein S14, with amino-acid sequence MAKADYNKRKPRKFGKGARRCVRCGQYGPIIRIHGLMLCRHCFREIAPKLGFKKYE
- a CDS encoding 50S ribosomal protein L5, with protein sequence MQINREAILADWEAHPMRKPRIAKVTINIGVGESGERLTKAEKMLEQLVGQKPIRRRAKQTNKDFGIRRGEPIAVKVTLRGKKAEEMLRRLLAAVDNKLKASNFDEHGNFCFGIDEHINIPGVEYDPEIGIFGMDVCVTLERPGFRVAKRKRQRKKIPNRHKLTKEEGIVFAMEEFKVTVEGL
- a CDS encoding 30S ribosomal protein S4e; this translates as MARKGAKRHLKRLAAPNQWYISRKTYTWAVRPRPGPHSMRTSIPLLYIVRDYLGYAKTAREARKILNEGKILVDGRVRKDYKFPVGIMDVVSIPETGEHYRVLPNRIGKLILHPISEKEAKVKPLRISNKRMVKGAKVQLNLHDGSNHLVTMDEKDKYRTAYTVLMKVPDREVIEVIPFEVGAYVFVTQGKNVARKGRVVEVRQFPMGWPDVVTIEDENGELFDTLKEYAFVVGKDKPEISLP
- the rplX gene encoding 50S ribosomal protein L24, producing the protein MKLDTRQPKKQRKFLYNAPLHLRSKIMAATLSPELRNKYGVRSLPIREGDKVRVMRGDFKGKEGKVLEVDLKRYRIHIEGVTQKKVDGTEVFYPIHPSNVMIIDLNLEDEKREKIINRRAG
- a CDS encoding 50S ribosomal protein L14, whose protein sequence is MAKKGAGATRGISPVRPTRALPIGAYLKVADNSGAKVIQIIGVVGYKGTRRRLASAGVGDMVIAAVKKGRPDIRHQVVRAVVVRQRKEYRRLDGMRVKFEDNAAAIVTPEGVPRGTEIRGAIAREAAERWVRLGSIASIVL
- a CDS encoding 30S ribosomal protein S17, with amino-acid sequence MREIGLKVQPPAEKCDDPHCPWHGHLKIHGRYFEGIVVSDKGKKTVVVERQHYHYLKKYERYELRRSKVHAHNPECISAKVGDRVLIAETRPISKTKSWVVVAVTKRAGER
- a CDS encoding ribonuclease P protein component 1, which produces MRRNGQERKDRAPGRPQRKGQEIAGRPWIFRGLNRNRVTAKNIIWSELIGLKAKIIRASHPELVGIEGYVLDETRNTLTIGGERVWVIPKDVVCLEFEVGDKRIRINGKELIGRPEMRLKKRWRK
- the yciH gene encoding stress response translation initiation inhibitor YciH, whose amino-acid sequence is MLFKEVLKEQQRIRVYIEKARYGKLKTIIEGIDEKEFDLEDIAKKLKAKLACGGTVKKGRIELQGDHRERVKKLLGDLGFSEDLIEIE